A section of the Mycobacterium sp. 3519A genome encodes:
- a CDS encoding resuscitation-promoting factor encodes MNTLNKLHEARSPMLRLLVGAMLLALTFAGGFAVAAHKTVKLTVDGSEITVATMKSRVIDVVKENGFNVGERDDLYPAANAPVHQSESIVLRRSRPLQLSLDGENSRQVWTTASTVDEALAQLRMSDKAPAAASRGSRVPLAGMSLPVVSAKTVQLNDAGVIRTVHIAAPNVAGLLEAAGVPLEQNDAVVPPAWSPIVDNMSIQVTRIRIDKVTERIPLEPENKQIPDPTMNMSRQVVEDPGTPGTQDVTFAVASVNGVETGKLPVANVVVVPARDGVTRIGAKPGTEVPPVSNPGIWDSLAKCEAGGNWAINTGNGFYGGVQFDQNTWERQGGLRYAPRADLATREEQIAIAEVTRARQGWGAWPVCSGRIGAR; translated from the coding sequence TTGAATACTCTGAACAAGCTCCACGAAGCACGCTCGCCGATGCTTCGCCTGCTGGTCGGCGCGATGCTGCTCGCGCTCACCTTCGCAGGCGGCTTCGCCGTCGCCGCACACAAGACCGTCAAGCTGACCGTCGACGGCTCCGAGATCACGGTTGCCACGATGAAGTCGCGCGTCATCGACGTGGTCAAGGAGAACGGCTTCAACGTCGGCGAGCGCGACGACCTCTACCCGGCCGCCAACGCGCCCGTACATCAGTCCGAGTCGATCGTGCTGCGCCGCAGCAGGCCGCTGCAGCTCTCGCTCGACGGCGAGAACAGCCGACAGGTGTGGACCACCGCGTCGACGGTCGACGAGGCGCTGGCGCAACTGCGGATGTCGGACAAGGCGCCGGCCGCGGCGTCGCGCGGTAGCCGTGTTCCGCTGGCGGGTATGTCGCTGCCCGTGGTGAGCGCAAAAACGGTGCAGCTCAACGACGCTGGCGTCATCCGAACGGTTCACATCGCGGCGCCGAACGTTGCCGGACTGCTCGAAGCGGCGGGTGTTCCGCTCGAGCAGAACGACGCCGTGGTGCCGCCCGCGTGGTCGCCGATCGTCGACAACATGTCCATCCAGGTGACCCGAATCCGCATCGACAAGGTCACCGAGCGGATTCCGCTTGAACCCGAAAACAAACAGATTCCCGACCCCACGATGAACATGAGCCGACAGGTCGTCGAGGACCCCGGCACGCCGGGAACGCAGGACGTGACTTTTGCGGTGGCGAGCGTCAACGGCGTCGAGACCGGCAAGTTGCCAGTAGCCAATGTCGTAGTCGTTCCGGCCCGCGACGGGGTGACGCGGATCGGTGCAAAACCGGGTACAGAAGTTCCCCCGGTAAGTAATCCCGGTATTTGGGATTCGCTGGCGAAATGTGAAGCCGGTGGTAATTGGGCCATCAACACTGGCAACGGATTTTACGGTGGCGTTCAATTTGATCAAAACACCTGGGAACGTCAAGGCGGTCTGAGGTATGCTCCGAGGGCGGATCTGGCGACAAGAGAAGAACAGATCGCGATTGCTGAGGTTACTCGGGCGCGACAAGGGTGGGGAGCGTGGCCCGTCTGTAGCGGGAGGATTGGAGCGCGCTGA
- the rsmA gene encoding 16S rRNA (adenine(1518)-N(6)/adenine(1519)-N(6))-dimethyltransferase RsmA — MTIRLLGRTEIRHLAKEIDFRPRKSFGQNFVHDANTVRRIVSASGVNRHDHVLEVGPGLGSLTLALLDRGARVTAVEIDPVLARQLPKTIAEHSHSEINRLTVLNRDILTLQAHEVEEQPTALVANLPYNVAVPALLHLLAEFPSIRTVMVMVQAEVAERLAAEPGGKDYGVPSVKVRFFGNVRRYGMVSPTVFWPIPRVYSGLVRIDRHEVSPWPTDADFRSKVFELIDVAFAQRRKTSRNAFAEWAGSGNESARRLLAASIDPSRRGETLSVADFVRLLQRSDEWEPAPKQAVKQVEEQPAEQPQIRVV; from the coding sequence CTGACTATTCGACTCCTCGGGCGGACCGAGATAAGGCACCTGGCGAAAGAGATCGACTTCAGGCCCCGTAAATCTTTCGGCCAGAATTTCGTTCATGACGCGAACACCGTTCGCCGTATCGTCTCGGCCTCTGGCGTAAATCGTCACGATCACGTCCTGGAGGTCGGACCCGGGCTCGGATCGCTGACCTTGGCCCTGCTCGACAGGGGCGCCAGGGTGACGGCCGTCGAGATCGACCCGGTGTTGGCCCGGCAGCTTCCGAAGACCATCGCCGAGCACTCCCACAGCGAGATCAACCGGCTGACGGTGCTCAACCGCGACATTCTGACGCTGCAGGCTCACGAAGTGGAGGAACAGCCCACCGCGCTGGTGGCCAACCTTCCGTACAACGTCGCGGTGCCGGCGCTGCTGCATCTGCTCGCCGAGTTCCCGTCCATCCGCACCGTCATGGTGATGGTGCAGGCGGAGGTCGCCGAGCGGCTTGCCGCCGAACCGGGCGGCAAGGACTACGGCGTGCCCAGCGTCAAGGTTCGCTTCTTCGGCAACGTCCGGCGCTACGGCATGGTGTCGCCGACGGTGTTCTGGCCGATTCCGCGGGTGTACTCGGGGCTGGTGCGCATCGACCGGCACGAGGTCTCCCCGTGGCCCACCGACGCCGACTTCCGCAGCAAGGTGTTCGAGTTGATCGACGTGGCGTTCGCTCAGCGCCGCAAGACGTCGCGCAACGCGTTCGCGGAGTGGGCGGGTTCGGGTAACGAGTCGGCCCGCCGACTGCTGGCGGCGAGCATCGACCCGTCACGCCGCGGCGAGACGCTGTCGGTCGCGGACTTCGTCCGGCTGCTGCAGCGGTCCGACGAGTGGGAACCGGCCCCGAAGCAGGCGGTCAAGCAGGTCGAGGAGCAGCCTGCCGAGCAGCCGCAAATCCGCGTCGTCTAG
- a CDS encoding serine/threonine-protein kinase, which translates to MLSPGEWYEGYVVDAVLGHGGYATVYRAHEARKPGRVVALKVLDTHHRQPAQIAQLQRGFDIAKSLDHPHIIKTYDSGPGWLAIELVNGGTVTRLQELPDRLAALAQIADALDYAHQRGVVHCDVKPTNILVSQPFSERGAVLIDFGIAHLMAKDVGHRPTHVVASLPYAAPELLRGQTPSAATDEYALACTAFELITGAPPFTAKTSFELVDEHLHSPPPKLSRKVAWLPHAFDSMMSKALAKNPDNRYETCSEFIALITRALR; encoded by the coding sequence GTGCTGTCCCCCGGCGAATGGTACGAGGGCTACGTCGTGGACGCGGTGCTGGGCCACGGCGGATACGCGACGGTCTACCGGGCGCACGAGGCGAGGAAACCGGGCCGGGTGGTGGCATTGAAGGTTCTCGACACCCATCATCGCCAGCCGGCCCAGATCGCGCAGTTGCAGCGGGGATTCGACATCGCGAAGAGTCTCGACCACCCGCACATCATCAAGACCTACGACAGCGGACCCGGTTGGCTGGCAATCGAATTGGTCAACGGTGGCACGGTGACCAGGCTGCAGGAGTTGCCCGACCGGCTTGCCGCACTGGCCCAGATCGCCGACGCGCTCGACTACGCCCATCAGCGCGGCGTGGTGCACTGCGACGTCAAGCCCACCAATATCCTGGTTTCGCAGCCCTTTTCCGAACGCGGCGCGGTGTTGATCGATTTCGGGATCGCCCATCTGATGGCCAAGGACGTCGGCCACCGGCCCACGCACGTCGTGGCGTCGCTGCCGTACGCCGCACCGGAACTGCTGCGCGGACAGACGCCGTCGGCGGCCACCGACGAGTACGCGCTGGCGTGCACCGCGTTCGAGTTGATCACCGGCGCACCGCCGTTCACCGCGAAGACGTCCTTCGAACTGGTCGACGAACACCTGCACTCGCCGCCGCCGAAGCTGTCGCGCAAAGTCGCCTGGCTACCTCACGCGTTCGACTCGATGATGAGTAAGGCGCTGGCGAAGAACCCCGACAACCGATACGAGACGTGCTCGGAGTTCATCGCGCTGATCACCCGCGCGCTGCGGTAG
- a CDS encoding 4-(cytidine 5'-diphospho)-2-C-methyl-D-erythritol kinase has protein sequence MSASDGSTASEWVPTGSVTVRVPGKVNLYLSVGDRRDDGYHELTTVFHAVSLLDEVTVSTADVLSLEMAGEGVDSLPADERNLAWRAAELMADHVGRAPDVAISIEKSIPVAGGMAGGSADAAGVLVAMNTLWELGVPRRDLHALAAQLGSDVPFALHGGTALGTGRGEELATVLARSTFHWVLAFADGGLSTPAVFAELDRLRDTAGAGRDAPPRLEDPEPVLAALASGDPAELAPLLGNDLQPAALSLDPGLRRTLRAGEEAGALAGIVSGSGPTCAFLCRTASQAVDVGAQLAGAGVCRTVRVASGPVHGARVVPTPSTSV, from the coding sequence GTGTCCGCGTCCGACGGAAGTACCGCATCCGAGTGGGTTCCCACCGGGTCGGTCACCGTGCGTGTCCCCGGCAAGGTCAACCTGTATCTGTCCGTCGGCGACCGTCGTGACGACGGCTACCACGAGCTGACGACCGTCTTCCATGCCGTCTCGCTGCTCGACGAGGTGACGGTCAGCACGGCCGACGTGTTGTCGCTCGAGATGGCGGGGGAGGGCGTGGACTCGCTGCCCGCCGACGAGCGCAACCTGGCGTGGCGGGCCGCCGAGTTGATGGCCGACCACGTCGGCCGCGCGCCGGACGTCGCGATCTCCATCGAGAAGTCGATCCCCGTCGCGGGCGGCATGGCCGGCGGCAGCGCCGACGCCGCCGGGGTGCTCGTCGCGATGAACACGCTGTGGGAACTCGGGGTGCCGCGGCGCGACCTGCACGCGCTGGCCGCCCAGTTGGGCAGCGACGTCCCGTTCGCGCTGCACGGCGGCACCGCGCTCGGCACCGGCCGTGGCGAGGAACTGGCCACCGTGCTGGCTCGCAGCACGTTCCACTGGGTGCTGGCGTTCGCCGACGGCGGGTTGTCGACGCCCGCGGTGTTCGCCGAACTCGACCGGTTGCGCGACACCGCGGGCGCGGGCCGCGACGCACCGCCGCGGCTAGAGGATCCGGAGCCGGTGCTGGCCGCGCTGGCGTCGGGTGACCCGGCAGAGCTGGCGCCGCTGCTCGGCAACGACCTGCAGCCGGCGGCGTTGAGCCTGGACCCGGGGCTGCGCCGCACACTGCGGGCGGGCGAAGAGGCCGGTGCGCTGGCGGGCATCGTGTCGGGCTCGGGACCGACGTGTGCGTTCCTGTGCCGGACCGCGTCGCAGGCCGTCGACGTCGGGGCGCAACTCGCCGGTGCCGGGGTGTGCCGCACGGTGCGGGTGGCCAGCGGGCCGGTGCACGGCGCCCGCGTGGTGCCGACGCCGTCGACGTCGGTGTGA